The sequence TGGGCTTCTGGTTAATACTGCAGCGGCATCTCCGACCTAGAAACAAAAGGAGTCATTAGTTGATGCCCACAGGCCTCATTAGTTAAAAGAATCATCTTTGTCATTGCTATTAACAGTGTTACCTGATACAAAAATACCTTAAAGACGCTTGTAGACATAACAAAACGGCATAAATAGGGAGAAGTTAACTTACTTAGGATAAGAAGGATGCCCAGTGCAAACAGCACCACAGCAAGTGCTAGTCCTCCAACCCTCAGACTCTCATAGTCTACAGAACAGAGTCACAGCACAAGGACACAAATGCAATCATCATCATTTGTTGCACAAAGTTTTTTAGGCACTGACACTGTCATTATGTCTCAGTGGTGTGCTGATGACTGGATATTTTCagataaatgttttaaactTACCATAAATGAAaggattttcttctttctctttgccGTCTGGAAGCATATAATACAACCAATCACATTTAGAATCACCAGAATTTGAAAATACATTGACTAATTTACAAAATCTAATATTCATTCAGGTATCTTGCATTACATGCTAAATGTATATCAACAacatatttttaagtattttctaAGAAAACCCCATTTGTCCCTATCATCTTGTAATTCATTAAATTATTGTTGATGACTCATCTTGAACTTGGGAGCAATTATGTTAGGTTaaatttgttaaattatctAAATATACCAAGTAGCAACTACCAGAGTTTAAGACTGAAGGCAGTGTTGgagtattttaaaatgcagtgcTGCCAACCATCACTAAATGCTGGCTCCAAAAAATCTCCAAATGGTTTTAGATTAATCTTGGTCAAAAGTGTCATCTACTCTTCAGAAATACCAAGTAACCAGGTTTTCATGTGATTAATTGTGGTCTCAGTTGCTAAATTCAGGCTCTGTAATCAGTGTGCTAATAGATGCTTTTGAAATATTGGCAAAATAACACATGCACTGTAATATATAACTTGTttcaacacacaaaaatgactaaaagcagCTTTAATATGTTAcattaagtggaaaaaaatacagtttcctCTTTAAACACAGCCAAATGCTAACTTCATGGAAAATCACGTTATGTAAAGCCGGGTCTTAAGTTTAGATGATTTAAGCTGGTTATTTTATTCAACTTCTTTTGCCATTACTTGAACTTGAGTATATGAATAAGCTGAAATAAAATGGTCTTTTGTGTAAACTCTGGTTTTAGTTCAGTTGACTTGTTACTTAACTGAGCCACTTAAAgtatttttgtttgaacttggaaatttttttcagtttaactaCAAAAAGTCAATTCACTTTGCTTAGATTTGTTACTGTATTCTATTTATTGGGTAATTATTTAAGCTTTCTATAATTTATTTCAGCAAAAAATGATTTTAccttttgtgtttagttttgaaAAGAgtacctttattgtcattgtgattTACACTGAAATtgatcaaaatgtttttattattctattGTTTgtcataaatgttataattttgtaTAGTTGCACTACACAGATTGGGTATTTGGCATAATTTTAGATTTAGCAAaaccaaatgaagaaaaaaaaggatgtaCATAAAATAAGTGTCACAGCAGCCAATCATTTCATGGATCATAtttggttagggttagggttagacaaCATGACAATTACCATCCATCCACAGGTGTACTATGTGTAGCAGCAGCATGCATTGCTGTCTGTTCTTTTTGGATCAGCCCTCAATGATGCCGATGTCTAAAACTGTCAAATTCTTCCAATATTACAAAATCAAGAATGTTTGAGCTCTATCCATACATCTCCTACAATCCCTGAAGGTCTGATCTGGAAACCGAGAGACCTATCTATGGGGCTGTTAAGGCTGAGGTTTGACCCCATTAAAGACTTCATGAGGGGTACTTACCCTGTGCACTGGGGCCTGCTACAGCTGACAGGCAGGAAGTGGTCAGTGTTAGAGgggagaaaaataagaaaataggaGACTGTGAGTGAAAACTACTTCTCTCcaaatgtcacagaaacagtcatcacatcacatcacatcacatcacatcacatcacatcacatcacatcacatcacagtgccacattgttttttttttttggtgtgtttacACTTAGTCACACAGCGTAAAGAGACCTCACACATGCAGTGACACAACCAGTCTGGAACCCACTTCCAAAGCCCTAAAGTAGtaattgatgtttttcttgtgtcCACACCCAGTGACTGtcttttcatgaaaacatcagTATCCACCCCAACACTGCCTCCCTATGGACAATAAGTgagtgtgcatgcatgcgtgtgtgtttgtacgcATGGATGCGTGTGTGTTTCATGAGTAGGGGAGCACTTACCAGCCACACATACCAGGAGGGAAGAGAGGAAGAGCAAAATAGTTTCCATGGCAACTGTTGACACAGAGTAGTAAAGAGGGAgtgtgagtgaaaatgaaagaaataaaaccagTGAGAGAGCACTTTAGTAAGCTACACTTCTCCAGCATACGTGTCTTCAGTTTGGGACATAAACAATAACAGTGAACACATTCAGTTTATGTACACCACACAGACTATACCTACACAAGCACATGTCCAGTAAGTGGAGGAAAGAGAAACTACATCACACAGCACCGGCTCTATCCAAACCCCTTGAGTTTCACTCATGTAAAAGGCCTGCGGATCTAGTTTTTAGTAATCCATGTTCAGAGCCATGCATGTTCTCTTTTCCTGGCAGAGATTGCTCCTTCCTCCCTGTGGACATCACTCAACCTTGGCCTAATTTCATCTAGGCTATTCAGTGCACACACACCAACTGTGTCTAGTACATAATGTGTTCATAATCAACTGTTTTCCATTATCTAATACATTGTGGGGAAACTGTAATGTGCTAAGATAAgtttgcagttatgttagtTGCATGGAACCAGGAAGGGTAAGACTTAACATACAAGTTTGTTTATATTCAGACACGAGTCTAATAAAAGTGCTTAAGAGAATCATCAAAAACTAGAATTATAAACTCACAGTTGTTTGTCTTCACCAGCTAGTCAAGTTTCACTTTATACCCATGTCTGTCTAGACTTGACCTTtgaaatttcaaattttgtCACTTCATCTTTTTATCCTTTCAGAAATGCTGTCATAATTAGCAGATGAATTTCTAAGTTATGAcaaaaagtgtgttttgtgaGGTTGGAGTGATATTGACCTTTGACCACCAAATTCTAATCAGTTCATCCTAAATCTAAGTGGAAATTTGTGGCAGATGCAATGACATTCCCAGCAGACGTTCCTGTTCCTGATTTATCATGTGCACAAGAATAGGATAGACGTGGGATCAaagtgacctttgacctttaaCCACCAAAATCTTATCCATTCATCATTAAGTCCAAGTGAACATTTGTGTCAAATGGAATCAGTATCTCTTGGATGCCTTGAGGGAGTTTCTTCATCAAATTTGTCTATACTGCTTCAGGTTAAGGGCCTCATTTTGGTTCTAAGGACATTTCTGTTCTCATCCAAGATTCTTGCTAGGTTCTAACTGACAAGTGAGAGGTCCATGTTATTCCTCAGTTCTGAGTCCTCTGAGTCAGAGACTTGTCTTCAAGAACCAGAATga comes from Amphiprion ocellaris isolate individual 3 ecotype Okinawa chromosome 7, ASM2253959v1, whole genome shotgun sequence and encodes:
- the fxyd6 gene encoding FXYD domain-containing ion transport regulator 6 codes for the protein METILLFLSSLLVCVAAVAGPSAQDGKEKEENPFIYDYESLRVGGLALAVVLFALGILLILSRRCRCSINQKPRAPGDEEAQEENLIVSKAAAAAKETPAEN